A stretch of Geomonas oryzisoli DNA encodes these proteins:
- a CDS encoding creatininase family protein → MLIENITMDEFARGLEGCKTVYIPFGSVEEHGSHLPLSTDTIEAYEVGKRAAERIPLFVAPPVHYGCCRSTSRHPGTVSISTATLKALLKDIVRSLHAQGLTNFIALTGHAGGSHRMALQDAGEELIQELPEINMAVVTEYELAKDSGAHLIETRGDAHAGEIETSRIMHSHPHLVKGLAPEEYPNFPTGILVRDKRSFWPGGVWGNPGKASAEKGKILESLVADKVVELVKALESRRW, encoded by the coding sequence ATGCTTATTGAGAACATCACCATGGATGAGTTTGCCCGTGGGCTGGAGGGGTGTAAAACCGTTTACATTCCTTTTGGATCGGTCGAAGAACACGGCAGCCATCTGCCGCTTTCCACCGACACCATAGAGGCTTACGAAGTCGGAAAACGTGCGGCCGAGCGGATTCCGCTGTTTGTGGCGCCGCCGGTGCATTATGGCTGCTGCCGCTCGACATCGCGCCATCCGGGCACCGTGTCCATCAGCACGGCGACCCTCAAGGCGTTGCTCAAGGACATCGTACGTTCGCTGCACGCCCAGGGGCTGACCAATTTCATCGCGCTTACCGGGCACGCCGGCGGTTCGCACCGGATGGCGCTGCAGGATGCCGGCGAGGAATTGATCCAGGAACTGCCCGAGATCAACATGGCCGTGGTCACCGAGTACGAACTTGCCAAGGACAGCGGCGCCCATCTGATCGAGACCCGCGGCGACGCGCATGCCGGCGAGATCGAGACCTCGCGCATCATGCATTCGCATCCGCACCTGGTCAAAGGACTCGCTCCCGAAGAGTACCCGAATTTCCCGACCGGGATCCTGGTCCGTGACAAGCGGAGCTTCTGGCCCGGCGGAGTCTGGGGGAATCCGGGCAAAGCGAGCGCGGAAAAGGGAAAGATCCTGGAATCACTGGTGGCCGACAAGGTGGTCGAGCTGGTCAAGGCCCTGGAGAGCCGCCGCTGGTAA
- a CDS encoding helix-turn-helix domain-containing protein, which yields MGTVQKNPVLIIAALEHQGLYQALPLWDEQVEFYTFAAASRHINRFRADLILLDCGFDDEDGLMMLKELKLKNEDIPVMFITSAGSERTAVDVFRIGAIDYVKQPVDLIVLRNTVKNLLEVQRSDSWPQWCRKIASQVIATSNCTGHDVPPHILRCITYIKENLSSPISLDNMAREGGLSKSYFCREFKKTMGMTPMHFLSRLRIKRSKDLLRKNIPISAIAMNVGFNDLSSFNRHFRDMVGQTPTDFRKSHCPD from the coding sequence GTGGGAACTGTGCAAAAGAACCCAGTATTGATCATTGCCGCCCTTGAACACCAAGGGTTATACCAGGCACTGCCGCTGTGGGACGAACAGGTTGAGTTCTACACTTTCGCAGCAGCGTCCCGACACATCAACCGCTTTAGAGCCGACCTGATCCTCCTTGACTGCGGCTTCGATGACGAGGACGGACTCATGATGCTCAAGGAGCTAAAGCTAAAAAACGAAGACATACCGGTGATGTTCATCACCAGCGCCGGTTCAGAAAGAACTGCTGTTGATGTGTTTCGGATCGGAGCCATCGACTACGTCAAACAGCCTGTAGACCTGATCGTCCTGAGAAATACGGTAAAGAACCTCCTGGAGGTGCAAAGGAGTGATTCCTGGCCCCAGTGGTGCCGCAAAATCGCCAGCCAGGTCATAGCCACCAGCAACTGCACGGGTCACGATGTCCCGCCACACATTCTGCGCTGCATCACGTACATCAAGGAAAACTTATCGTCTCCCATCTCCCTGGACAATATGGCCAGGGAAGGCGGCCTCAGCAAATCGTATTTCTGCAGGGAATTCAAAAAAACGATGGGTATGACGCCGATGCATTTCCTGTCACGGCTGCGGATAAAACGTTCAAAGGATCTGCTCCGCAAGAATATCCCTATCTCCGCAATAGCAATGAATGTGGGATTTAACGATCTTAGCAGTTTTAACAGGCATTTCCGGGACATGGTGGGCCAAACCCCGACCGATTTCCGGAAGTCCCACTGTCCTGACTAA
- a CDS encoding phosphate/phosphite/phosphonate ABC transporter substrate-binding protein, protein MSCLKVRHLCLILAFLYLLALPFQAFATEKVYTLAIVPNLPAVTLHKNWTPLVEHLSRQAGIKIELKLYDKITAFLEDTKGDHVDFMYAAPNMFYLAYQKQKYIPLVRGSNMLRGQVFVRKDSPYHQVKDLKGKTIAIVGPKNVCSVITRHALITGQQIDFNVSFSGSTINVAKSVLVGKADAGATLDSSMIDDFPEMQKEFRIIMKTPEVASHPFAAHPRVPKKIRDAVTKTLLDLDHTEQGRKMLKAVKLTAPIKADYQRDYAFFADVNFDLLDKQQSQ, encoded by the coding sequence ATGTCTTGTCTCAAGGTCAGACACCTCTGTCTCATCTTGGCTTTTCTCTACTTACTAGCCCTTCCCTTCCAAGCCTTTGCCACAGAAAAGGTCTACACGCTGGCCATAGTGCCTAATCTTCCCGCGGTTACACTGCATAAAAACTGGACCCCGCTGGTGGAGCACCTTTCCCGCCAGGCGGGCATCAAAATCGAGCTCAAACTCTACGACAAGATCACCGCCTTCCTCGAGGACACCAAGGGGGACCACGTCGACTTCATGTACGCGGCCCCCAACATGTTCTACCTCGCATACCAGAAGCAGAAATACATCCCGCTGGTACGGGGCTCGAACATGCTGCGCGGCCAGGTCTTCGTCCGCAAGGACTCGCCCTACCACCAGGTGAAGGACCTCAAGGGGAAAACGATTGCCATCGTCGGCCCCAAGAACGTATGCAGCGTCATCACCCGCCACGCGCTTATTACCGGCCAGCAGATCGATTTCAACGTATCCTTCAGCGGTTCAACGATCAACGTCGCCAAGAGCGTCCTGGTCGGCAAGGCCGATGCGGGCGCAACGCTGGACAGCAGCATGATCGACGATTTTCCGGAGATGCAGAAGGAGTTCCGGATCATCATGAAAACCCCGGAGGTGGCCTCCCACCCTTTTGCAGCCCACCCCAGAGTCCCCAAAAAGATCAGGGACGCGGTTACCAAGACCCTGCTCGACCTGGACCATACCGAGCAGGGTCGCAAGATGCTGAAAGCGGTCAAACTCACGGCCCCCATCAAAGCAGACTACCAGCGTGATTATGCGTTCTTTGCGGACGTCAACTTCGACCTGCTGGACAAACAGCAGTCCCAATAA